The segment CAATGCCAGGAGTTACTCTCCCCACATATGTTGTAACAGTAGAGCACCATAGCAAATCGTCTCAACAGCTATCACAACAGTTAAGAAGGAGCACACCGAGCATTGTTACTAGAATTAATAAAGGTAAGGTCGTACTAGATTTTAGAACTGTGACTGTAGAAGAGGCAAATGTAATAGTTGATATATTACATAGGATTTCATGATTTTTTACATATCATGTCCTTTATTATGCTTCTGTCTCGTATGGTTATGATTTTTTACTTTTTTCGATCCGTCTAATGGCTCAGGCTGACCAGGGTTTTCACCATCAGGAGCATTTTTACGAATTCCTTTAGTATTATTTTCATCCATGGATAAATCTCCTCCTTCTTTTTTAGGATGACAGTATAGTTTTTTTTTATTCAATGAATAGATATGAAAAGCTTTGTCTATACTAGCTAAGAAAGTTCCATCTATTTGAAGGAGTTGACATTAAGTGCCTTATCAAAAAAATAAACAGCAAGCTTTTCAAGCTGCACAACAAGGTACAGAGGAAGTTAGGGACGTATACAATAATATCGTAGAGAATCGTGCGGATTATGGATCTGAATTAAAACATTTATCTAATGAAATAAATGAAGCTTACGAACAAATAAATAATGCACTTGAAGTTGCCTCTGAAAACCAAAAGCCGAAACTAGAGCAATTTCAGCAAGATTTACACACGATTGTAAATGAAATCAATAATACACCTTAAACCTGCCTGAGCAGGTTTTTTTGTCTTCATCATGTTAATTTCGTGTTTCTTGAAATTTTCTAGATTCAATTGATGTGAGTTGAACTTATTTAATGTAATAATGAAATAACCATTTCACAAGAGAAGCGGTGTATTCTTGCGAAATGGCACTTGTCCTTGAAACTTTGTTCAGAATATTTTTATGATGTAATGTTATATAAAACAAGGTTCGTGCATTAATCATGATCAAAATTTACGAAAAGGTTTGGTATCTTTTATTGATTTTTCTTTCTCTTCTTATTGTTTGCTCTTTGCTCAGCAGTCAATGGCTCATTTTGCATTTCTTCATTATAACCCGCACCCATTCCTTGTGATTTTGCATCATTCATACCAGGGATGACATGGTTTGCTTTACGTTTGCCCATTTCTTCACCTCCATCATCTTTATAATTACAATTTTTGTTGATAAATTGCATACACTACTATTTTTTATTTGCAAGGGAAAAAATATGTATAATAAGGGAAACTTATCATTTTCAATAACATTATTGATATTTACTTATAATCTTCCTTGTATTAAGATGGATGAGAAGTAATTTAGAATTGGGAGAAAAAAT is part of the Bacillus sp. SM2101 genome and harbors:
- a CDS encoding small acid-soluble spore protein P; its protein translation is MDENNTKGIRKNAPDGENPGQPEPLDGSKKVKNHNHTRQKHNKGHDM
- the sspO gene encoding small acid-soluble spore protein O, encoding MGKRKANHVIPGMNDAKSQGMGAGYNEEMQNEPLTAEQRANNKKRKKNQ